Proteins encoded by one window of Cyanobium sp. NS01:
- a CDS encoding glutamate decarboxylase, translating into MALHLTGATSQRDQQEAELLVRPLPLDLFPAEGQEPALTAAILTEELLLDGNSKQNLATFCQTCEEPEVHALMDLGLDKNLIDKDEYPQTAELERRCVSLLADLWHAPAGATGCSTIGSSEAAMLGGMAAKWRWRAARRAAGLPADKPNMVCGSVQICWHKFARYWDIELREITMTPGRLCITPADVLAQVDENTIMVVPTLGVTYHGLYEDVAAISAALDDLQARTGLDVPIHVDAASGGFLAPFTAPDLPPWDFRLERVKSINASGHKYGLAPLGVGWVLWRQASDLPRELVFSVSYLGGDMPTFQINFSRPAGQVIAQYYTFVRLGREGYRLTHGVAYQVARYLAAELARLPLFSVLHDGDPAKGIPAVVWQLQPGTDPGFSLYDLADRLRSRGWQVPAYPFTGALASQAFQRIMVRRGFSRDMADLLLQDIRQAIDHFEQHPISVPLSAAEAASYNHL; encoded by the coding sequence ATGGCCCTGCACCTCACCGGCGCCACCAGCCAACGCGATCAGCAGGAGGCCGAGCTGCTGGTGCGGCCACTGCCGCTGGACCTGTTCCCCGCCGAGGGCCAGGAGCCCGCCCTCACCGCCGCCATCCTCACGGAGGAGCTGCTGCTCGATGGCAACAGCAAGCAGAACCTGGCCACCTTCTGCCAGACCTGCGAGGAGCCCGAAGTCCACGCCCTGATGGATCTGGGCCTCGACAAGAACCTGATCGACAAGGACGAATACCCCCAGACCGCCGAACTGGAACGCCGTTGCGTCAGCCTGCTGGCCGACCTCTGGCATGCCCCTGCCGGCGCCACCGGCTGCTCCACCATCGGCAGCAGCGAGGCGGCCATGCTCGGCGGCATGGCCGCCAAGTGGCGCTGGCGGGCGGCGCGGCGGGCGGCGGGTCTGCCGGCCGACAAGCCCAACATGGTGTGCGGCAGCGTGCAGATCTGCTGGCACAAGTTCGCCCGTTACTGGGACATCGAGCTGCGCGAGATCACCATGACGCCGGGCCGTCTCTGCATCACACCGGCGGATGTGCTGGCCCAGGTGGATGAGAACACGATCATGGTGGTGCCCACCCTCGGCGTCACTTATCACGGCCTCTACGAGGATGTGGCGGCCATCAGTGCCGCCCTCGACGACCTCCAGGCCCGCACCGGCCTGGACGTACCGATCCACGTGGACGCCGCCAGCGGCGGCTTTCTGGCCCCGTTTACCGCCCCGGACCTGCCCCCCTGGGACTTCCGCCTCGAACGGGTGAAGTCGATCAATGCCTCGGGCCACAAGTACGGCCTGGCCCCCCTGGGGGTGGGCTGGGTGCTGTGGCGCCAGGCCAGTGATCTGCCCCGGGAGCTGGTCTTCAGCGTGTCCTATCTGGGGGGGGACATGCCCACCTTTCAGATCAACTTCTCGCGGCCGGCCGGCCAGGTGATCGCCCAGTACTACACCTTCGTGCGCCTGGGCCGGGAGGGCTACCGCCTCACCCATGGCGTGGCCTACCAGGTGGCCCGCTATCTCGCCGCCGAGCTGGCCAGGCTGCCGCTGTTCTCGGTGCTGCACGACGGCGACCCCGCCAAGGGGATCCCGGCCGTGGTGTGGCAGCTGCAGCCGGGCACTGATCCGGGCTTCAGCCTCTACGACCTCGCCGACCGCCTGCGCAGCAGGGGCTGGCAGGTGCCCGCCTACCCCTTCACCGGCGCCCTCGCCAGCCAGGCCTTCCAGCGGATCATGGTGCGGCGCGGCTTCAGCCGCGACATGGCCGATCTGCTGCTGCAGGACATCCGCCAGGCGATCGACCACTTCGAGCAGCACCCGATCAGCGTGCCCCTCTCGGCTGCCGAGGCGGCCTCCTACAACCATCTCTAG